In a single window of the Bacteroidales bacterium genome:
- a CDS encoding ATP-grasp domain-containing protein — translation MNYIYLSPHFPPNYYNFCVALKRLGVNVIGLGDLAYDNLRPELKESLTEYFRVDDMHNYDQLLRALGYITHKHGKIDGIDSHNEYWLETEARLRTDFNIPGIKMDKLDMIKKKSDMKKVYIKAGVPVARGFVVHTIKDAMQLVDECGFPLVAKPDKGVGAANTYKIKTAGELTNFFETKPTHVDYILEEFIDGQIISFDGLTDKEGNPIFYTSHAYERGVMDVVNNDTHIYYHSFVDIPRDLETAGKKILKAFGVKGRFFHFEFFRRFDNEKLVALEVNMRPPGGFTTDMFNYACDIDIYLEWANMIVNNKLTDDYMRKYHICYVSRKYNKNYVISHEDILAKFGHLIVHHAPIDAALAMALGNYGYLLRGKNMDQLFEVQKQIHLMKG, via the coding sequence ATGAATTATATATATCTTTCCCCTCATTTTCCACCAAACTACTATAATTTCTGTGTTGCCCTGAAGCGTCTGGGAGTGAATGTTATCGGCCTGGGAGACCTTGCTTATGACAATCTACGGCCTGAATTAAAAGAATCACTGACGGAATATTTCAGGGTTGACGACATGCACAATTATGATCAGCTCTTACGTGCACTTGGTTACATTACACACAAGCATGGAAAAATCGACGGTATTGACTCACACAACGAATACTGGCTCGAAACCGAAGCAAGACTTAGAACCGACTTCAACATCCCGGGCATTAAAATGGACAAGCTCGATATGATTAAGAAGAAGTCGGACATGAAAAAGGTGTATATAAAAGCCGGTGTCCCCGTGGCCAGAGGCTTTGTAGTACATACAATTAAGGACGCGATGCAACTGGTGGATGAGTGCGGTTTCCCGTTGGTGGCCAAACCTGATAAAGGAGTAGGAGCGGCCAACACATACAAGATTAAAACTGCAGGGGAGTTGACCAATTTTTTCGAAACAAAACCCACTCATGTTGATTATATCCTCGAAGAATTTATTGATGGTCAGATTATTTCGTTTGACGGGCTGACAGACAAAGAGGGAAACCCGATTTTTTACACATCACATGCCTACGAGCGTGGAGTGATGGATGTAGTAAACAACGACACTCACATCTATTATCATTCGTTTGTTGATATTCCCCGGGATCTTGAAACAGCCGGGAAAAAAATTTTAAAGGCTTTCGGAGTGAAAGGACGCTTTTTCCATTTTGAGTTTTTCCGCCGTTTTGATAATGAAAAACTGGTAGCATTGGAAGTCAATATGCGTCCGCCGGGCGGCTTCACAACCGACATGTTTAATTACGCATGCGATATTGACATTTACCTCGAATGGGCAAATATGATCGTAAACAACAAGCTTACTGACGATTACATGCGAAAGTACCATATCTGCTATGTCAGCCGGAAGTATAATAAAAACTATGTCATTTCTCATGAAGACATATTAGCAAAATTCGGCCATCTGATTGTCCATCATGCCCCGATCGACGCTGCCCTGGCTATGGCATTGGGTAATTACGGCTATTTGCTTCGCGGGAAAAACATGGATCAACTGTTTGAAGTGCAAAAACAAATTCATCTAATGAAAGGATAA
- a CDS encoding esterase family protein, translating to MNIEYHKWYSERLGRDMELKVYGHSGKPFIIFPCQGGRFFESEDFGMIDAISYLINDGRVKVFTVDGIDNESWANYGIHPADRAVRHNQYDSYVMNEVVPFIRSHCQSPDIKIALTGFSMGAYHAANFYFRHPYIFDVTIAISGLYDMKMFLGDYMDDNVYYNSPINFLGNMQDEVILNQYRQGKIVICTGQGAWEEEMLEDTYQMKAILEQKQIPALIDIWGHDVNHDWPWWKKMLPHFIEKLGF from the coding sequence ATGAATATTGAGTATCATAAGTGGTATAGCGAGCGCCTGGGGCGCGACATGGAACTGAAAGTGTACGGTCACAGCGGGAAGCCGTTCATCATTTTTCCATGCCAGGGTGGGAGGTTTTTCGAATCGGAGGATTTCGGAATGATCGATGCCATCTCATACCTGATCAATGATGGCAGGGTCAAGGTTTTCACCGTTGATGGTATCGACAACGAGTCATGGGCAAATTACGGCATTCATCCGGCCGACCGCGCAGTGAGGCACAACCAGTACGACAGCTATGTGATGAACGAGGTAGTTCCATTCATTCGCAGCCATTGCCAGTCGCCCGACATAAAAATCGCTCTCACAGGATTCAGCATGGGCGCCTATCATGCGGCAAATTTCTATTTCAGGCATCCTTACATTTTCGATGTAACAATTGCCATCAGTGGGTTGTACGATATGAAAATGTTTTTAGGCGATTATATGGATGACAACGTTTATTACAACTCCCCCATCAATTTTTTAGGTAACATGCAGGATGAAGTCATCCTTAATCAATACCGCCAGGGAAAAATCGTGATTTGTACCGGACAAGGCGCCTGGGAAGAAGAAATGCTTGAAGATACTTATCAGATGAAAGCCATCCTTGAACAAAAACAAATCCCGGCTTTAATTGATATCTGGGGGCATGATGTAAACCACGACTGGCCCTGGTGGAAAAAAATGCTTCCGCACTTCATCGAGAAACTTGGGTTTTAA